One Defluviimonas sp. SAOS-178_SWC DNA window includes the following coding sequences:
- the rpsL gene encoding 30S ribosomal protein S12 has protein sequence MPTIQQLIRKPREANVRKSKSQHLESCPQKRGVCTRVYTTTPKKPNSAMRKVAKVRLTNGFEVISYIPGEKHNLQEHSVVLIRGGRVKDLPGVRYHILRGVLDTQGVKDRRQRRSKYGAKRPK, from the coding sequence ATGCCGACGATCCAACAGCTGATCCGCAAGCCGCGGGAAGCGAACGTAAGAAAGTCCAAGTCGCAGCACTTGGAATCCTGCCCGCAAAAGCGCGGCGTCTGCACGCGCGTCTACACGACGACGCCGAAGAAGCCGAACTCGGCCATGCGGAAGGTCGCCAAGGTGCGCCTGACCAACGGTTTCGAGGTCATCAGCTACATTCCCGGTGAAAAGCACAACCTTCAGGAACACTCCGTGGTTCTGATCCGTGGTGGCCGGGTCAAGGACCTTCCGGGTGTCCGTTACCACATTCTGCGCGGTGTCCTCGATACGCAGGGCGTCAAAGATCGTCGTCAGCGCCGTTCGAAGTACGGCGCGAAGCGTCCGAAGTGA
- the rpsJ gene encoding 30S ribosomal protein S10, which translates to MSSQNIRIRLKAFDYRVLDSSTQEIVNTAKRTGAQVRGPIPLPNKIEKFTVLRGPHIDKKSRDQWEIRTHKRLLDIVDPTPQTVDALMKLDLAAGVDVEIKLN; encoded by the coding sequence ATGTCCAGTCAGAATATCCGCATCCGGCTCAAGGCCTTCGATTACCGCGTTCTGGATTCCAGCACGCAGGAAATCGTCAACACGGCCAAGCGCACCGGTGCACAGGTCCGGGGCCCGATCCCGCTGCCGAACAAGATCGAGAAGTTCACGGTTCTCCGTGGTCCGCACATCGACAAGAAGTCGCGTGACCAGTGGGAAATCCGTACCCACAAGCGTCTTCTCGACATCGTCGATCCGACCCCGCAGACCGTGGACGCGCTCATGAAGCTCGACCTCGCCGCCGGCGTCGACGTCGAAATCAAGCTGAACTGA
- the rplC gene encoding 50S ribosomal protein L3, with translation MLRSGVIAKKLGMTRLFLEDGRQVPVTVLQLDNLQVVAQRTAEKDGYSAVQLGAGTAKAKRTTAAMRGHFAAANVAPKRKVAEFRVSPENMIGVGEEITADHYFAGQFVDIAGTSIGKGFAGAMKRHNFGGLRASHGVSISHRSHGSTGQCQDPGKVFKGKKMAGHLGAVRVTTQNLQVVRTDSDRGLIMVKGSVPGSKGGWVTIKDAVKKPFPDNAILPAGLKSLGEAARKAAEEAAAAAAAEEEAARKAAAEAEAAAIAAAEAEAAAAASEPEAGAGDAAPEGEKE, from the coding sequence ATGTTGCGCTCTGGCGTTATCGCAAAGAAGCTGGGCATGACCCGGCTCTTCCTCGAGGACGGCCGGCAGGTTCCGGTGACCGTTCTTCAGCTCGACAACCTCCAGGTCGTGGCACAGCGCACGGCCGAGAAGGATGGCTACTCGGCCGTCCAGCTCGGCGCGGGCACGGCCAAGGCCAAGCGGACCACCGCGGCGATGCGCGGCCACTTCGCGGCTGCCAATGTGGCTCCGAAGCGCAAGGTCGCGGAGTTCCGGGTCTCCCCGGAAAACATGATCGGCGTTGGTGAGGAGATCACTGCTGACCACTATTTCGCCGGTCAATTCGTGGACATCGCCGGCACCTCGATCGGCAAGGGCTTTGCCGGCGCGATGAAGCGGCACAACTTCGGCGGCCTCCGGGCGTCGCACGGCGTGTCGATCTCGCACCGTTCGCACGGCTCCACCGGCCAGTGTCAGGATCCGGGCAAGGTGTTCAAGGGCAAGAAGATGGCCGGCCATCTCGGCGCCGTCCGTGTCACGACCCAGAACCTTCAGGTCGTGCGCACCGACAGCGACCGTGGCCTGATCATGGTCAAGGGCTCGGTTCCGGGTTCCAAGGGTGGCTGGGTGACGATCAAGGACGCGGTGAAGAAACCGTTCCCGGACAACGCCATTCTGCCTGCCGGTCTGAAGTCGCTGGGTGAAGCCGCCCGCAAGGCTGCTGAAGAAGCTGCCGCCGCCGCTGCCGCCGAGGAAGAAGCCGCCCGCAAGGCCGCGGCCGAGGCCGAAGCTGCCGCGATCGCGGCTGCCGAGGCGGAAGCTGCCGCCGCTGCGTCGGAGCCCGAGGCCGGGGCCGGCGATGCCGCGCCCGAAGGAGAGAAAGAATGA
- the tuf gene encoding elongation factor Tu encodes MAKAKFERTKPHVNIGTIGHVDHGKTTLTAAITKYFGDFKAYDQIDAAPEEKARGITISTAHVEYETANRHYAHVDCPGHADYVKNMITGAAQMDGAILVVNAADGPMPQTREHILLGRQVGIPYMVVYLNKVDQVDDEELLELVEMEVRELLSSYEYPGDDIPIIKGSALAALEGRDAEIGENSIRALMEAVDSYIPTPQRAVDQPFLMPIEDVFSISGRGTVVTGRVERGVINVGDEIEIVGIRATTKSVCTGVEMFRKLLDRGEAGDNIGALLRGVDRDGVERGQVLCKPGSVKPHTHFEAEAYILTKEEGGRHTPFFANYRPQFYFRTTDVTGTVKLPEGTEMVMPGDNLKFEVELIAPIAMEEKLRFAIREGGRTVGAGVVSKIIK; translated from the coding sequence ATGGCAAAGGCAAAGTTTGAACGGACGAAACCGCACGTGAACATCGGGACGATTGGTCACGTGGACCACGGCAAGACGACGCTGACGGCGGCGATCACGAAGTATTTCGGCGACTTCAAGGCCTATGACCAGATCGACGCGGCGCCGGAAGAGAAGGCGCGGGGGATCACGATCTCGACGGCGCACGTGGAATACGAGACGGCGAACCGTCACTACGCCCATGTCGACTGCCCGGGCCACGCCGACTACGTGAAGAACATGATCACGGGTGCTGCGCAGATGGACGGCGCGATCCTCGTGGTGAACGCGGCCGACGGCCCGATGCCGCAGACGCGCGAGCACATCCTCTTGGGCCGTCAGGTCGGCATTCCCTACATGGTCGTCTACCTGAACAAGGTCGACCAGGTGGATGACGAGGAGCTTCTGGAGCTCGTCGAGATGGAAGTGCGCGAGCTTCTGTCGTCCTACGAATATCCGGGCGACGACATTCCGATCATCAAGGGCTCGGCGCTGGCCGCTCTGGAAGGCCGTGACGCGGAGATCGGCGAGAACTCGATCCGGGCGCTGATGGAAGCGGTGGACAGCTACATCCCGACGCCGCAGCGCGCCGTGGACCAGCCGTTCCTGATGCCGATCGAGGACGTGTTCTCGATCTCGGGCCGCGGCACGGTCGTGACGGGCCGGGTCGAGCGGGGCGTGATCAATGTCGGCGACGAGATCGAGATCGTCGGCATCCGCGCGACGACGAAGTCGGTCTGCACCGGCGTCGAGATGTTCCGCAAGCTCTTGGACCGCGGCGAGGCGGGCGACAACATCGGCGCGCTCCTGCGCGGTGTCGACCGTGACGGCGTCGAGCGGGGCCAGGTGCTCTGCAAGCCGGGTTCGGTGAAGCCGCACACCCATTTCGAGGCCGAAGCCTACATCCTGACGAAGGAAGAGGGCGGCCGCCACACGCCGTTCTTCGCGAACTACCGCCCGCAATTCTACTTCCGCACGACGGACGTGACCGGGACGGTGAAGCTTCCCGAGGGCACCGAGATGGTGATGCCGGGCGACAACCTGAAGTTCGAGGTCGAGCTGATCGCCCCGATCGCGATGGAGGAAAAGCTCCGCTTCGCCATCCGCGAAGGCGGCCGCACCGTCGGCGCAGGCGTCGTGTCCAAGATCATCAAGTAA
- a CDS encoding 50S ribosomal protein L23, whose translation MSVKPEHYDVIVKPIITEKATMASEAGAVVFQVAKTATKPQIKEAVEAVFGVKVKAVNTTITKGKTKRFRGQPGVRSDVKKAYVTLEEGNTIDVSSGL comes from the coding sequence ATGAGCGTGAAGCCGGAACATTACGACGTGATCGTCAAGCCGATCATCACCGAAAAGGCGACCATGGCCTCCGAGGCCGGCGCGGTCGTCTTCCAGGTGGCGAAAACCGCGACCAAGCCGCAGATCAAGGAAGCGGTCGAAGCGGTCTTCGGCGTGAAGGTGAAAGCGGTGAACACCACCATCACCAAGGGCAAGACGAAGCGCTTCCGCGGCCAGCCGGGCGTGCGGAGCGACGTGAAGAAAGCCTATGTGACCCTCGAGGAGGGGAACACTATCGACGTCTCTTCGGGGCTCTGA
- a CDS encoding ArnT family glycosyltransferase encodes MKRAKMPDGGILSRRAVWIVAAITLARAVALWFGRTDLFVDESQYWLWGQNLDLGYYSKPPLIAWVIRAVTEVAGSDAPFWVRLPGPIFHGATALILGALAARLFSGRAAFWVAVTYATLPFAALGSLLISTDTIMAPFFAAALLFHFRTIAHGRAGAAAVAGVAVGLAFLAKYAAVYFFVGAALAALFVPSARISAGNTAILLGAFAVTVAPNIAWNVANDLTTLEHTMDNVGWVRDDGWLGGLNPAGLTEFVLSQFAVFGPVLFAALLVGYLRPGSERMRALVFLSVPALLTVCVQALLDKAYANWAVAAYFAGTLIVVPLLLDRAPRALWLSLAINGAVAVLLPLLTLIAPAPVRDGKPLLARYLGRADLSREIIAAARETGGQTIVARDRDILADLFYTGRGMGLAIHAPKPAGRPQNYYEQIYPLPDSAGQVLLIADRAPDCGSGEVSATRRFDAERGAYAGRDIAAYLIPSDCANARP; translated from the coding sequence ATGAAGCGCGCGAAAATGCCTGACGGCGGGATCTTGTCCCGCCGGGCGGTCTGGATCGTCGCGGCGATCACCCTGGCCCGGGCAGTCGCGCTCTGGTTCGGCCGGACCGACCTTTTCGTGGATGAGAGCCAGTACTGGCTCTGGGGGCAGAACCTCGATCTTGGCTACTATTCAAAGCCGCCGCTGATTGCCTGGGTGATCCGCGCGGTGACAGAGGTTGCGGGCAGCGACGCGCCGTTCTGGGTGCGCCTGCCGGGACCGATCTTCCACGGCGCGACCGCGCTGATCCTCGGTGCATTGGCGGCACGGCTTTTCTCGGGGCGGGCGGCATTCTGGGTGGCGGTCACGTACGCAACACTGCCCTTTGCGGCCCTCGGCAGCCTCTTGATCTCGACCGATACGATCATGGCGCCGTTCTTCGCCGCCGCCCTTCTGTTTCACTTCCGTACGATCGCGCATGGAAGGGCAGGGGCGGCGGCCGTCGCCGGCGTCGCCGTCGGACTTGCCTTCCTCGCCAAATATGCGGCCGTTTATTTCTTCGTCGGCGCCGCGCTCGCCGCGCTCTTTGTCCCTTCAGCCCGCATCTCGGCCGGGAACACCGCCATTCTGCTCGGCGCCTTCGCGGTGACCGTCGCCCCGAACATCGCCTGGAACGTCGCGAATGATCTCACGACCCTGGAACACACGATGGACAATGTCGGCTGGGTACGCGACGACGGTTGGCTTGGCGGCCTCAATCCGGCAGGACTGACGGAATTCGTTCTCAGCCAGTTCGCCGTCTTCGGGCCGGTTCTTTTCGCCGCCCTGCTCGTCGGGTATCTGCGCCCCGGCTCCGAAAGGATGCGCGCGCTCGTTTTCCTGTCGGTACCGGCTCTCCTGACCGTTTGCGTTCAGGCGCTTCTCGACAAGGCTTATGCCAACTGGGCGGTTGCGGCCTATTTCGCGGGAACGCTCATCGTCGTGCCGCTCCTCCTTGACCGCGCGCCGCGCGCCCTCTGGTTGTCGCTGGCGATCAACGGGGCGGTCGCGGTGCTTCTGCCGCTTCTGACACTTATCGCCCCGGCGCCAGTCCGGGACGGCAAGCCGCTGCTCGCCCGTTATCTTGGCCGTGCCGATCTCAGCCGGGAAATCATCGCTGCCGCCCGGGAGACGGGGGGCCAGACCATCGTCGCCCGGGACCGCGACATCCTCGCCGACCTGTTCTATACGGGGCGGGGCATGGGCCTTGCCATCCACGCGCCGAAGCCGGCCGGGCGGCCGCAGAACTACTACGAACAGATCTATCCGCTTCCCGACAGCGCCGGGCAGGTTCTTCTCATCGCGGACCGCGCGCCGGATTGCGGCAGCGGAGAGGTCTCCGCAACGCGCCGGTTCGACGCCGAGCGCGGAGCCTATGCGGGCCGCGACATCGCCGCCTATCTCATCCCGTCGGACTGCGCCAATGCCCGGCCTTGA
- the rplV gene encoding 50S ribosomal protein L22 — protein sequence MSKEKNPRRVADNEAMAKSKMLRTSPQKLNLVAAMIRGKKVEKALADLTFSKKRIAEDVRKCLQSAIANAENNHGLDVDGLVVAEAYVGKNITLKRGRPRARGRFGKIMKPFSELTIKVRQVEEQA from the coding sequence ATGAGCAAGGAAAAGAATCCGCGCCGCGTGGCCGACAACGAAGCGATGGCCAAGTCCAAGATGCTTCGCACCTCGCCGCAGAAGCTGAACCTCGTCGCCGCGATGATCCGCGGCAAGAAGGTCGAGAAGGCGCTTGCCGATCTGACCTTCTCGAAGAAGCGGATCGCCGAGGACGTGCGCAAGTGCCTGCAATCGGCGATTGCCAATGCCGAGAACAACCACGGCCTTGACGTCGACGGTCTCGTCGTCGCCGAAGCCTACGTCGGCAAGAACATCACGCTGAAGCGCGGCCGTCCGCGGGCGCGTGGCCGGTTCGGCAAGATCATGAAACCGTTCAGCGAGCTGACCATCAAGGTTCGGCAAGTCGAGGAGCAAGCGTAA
- the rplD gene encoding 50S ribosomal protein L4, translating to MKLDVIKLDAKKAGSIDLSDEIFGLEPRADILHRVVRWQRAKAQAGTHSVLGKSDVSYSTKKIYRQKGTGGARHGSRKAPTFRHGGTYKGPTPRSHAHDLPKKFRALGLKHALSAKAGAGQLIILDSLDMKEAKTKILAKAAKELGWKRVLIIDGADVNENFARAAANIEGIDVLPSMGANVYDILKRDTLVLTKAGVEALEARLK from the coding sequence ATGAAACTCGATGTGATCAAGCTCGACGCCAAGAAGGCTGGCTCGATCGATCTCTCCGACGAGATCTTCGGGCTGGAGCCGCGCGCCGACATCCTGCACCGCGTCGTGCGCTGGCAGCGCGCGAAGGCGCAGGCCGGCACCCACTCGGTGCTCGGCAAGTCCGACGTGTCCTACTCGACCAAGAAGATCTATCGCCAGAAGGGCACCGGCGGCGCACGCCACGGCTCCCGCAAGGCGCCGACCTTCCGTCACGGTGGCACCTACAAGGGCCCGACCCCGCGCAGCCACGCCCACGACCTGCCCAAGAAGTTCCGGGCGCTCGGTCTGAAGCACGCGCTGTCGGCCAAGGCCGGAGCCGGGCAGCTCATCATTCTCGACAGCCTCGACATGAAGGAAGCCAAGACCAAGATCCTCGCCAAGGCGGCGAAGGAGCTTGGCTGGAAGCGCGTCCTGATCATCGACGGTGCCGACGTGAACGAGAATTTCGCCCGCGCCGCCGCGAACATCGAGGGCATCGATGTGCTGCCGTCGATGGGCGCCAATGTCTATGACATCCTCAAGCGTGACACGCTCGTGCTCACGAAGGCGGGTGTCGAAGCTCTGGAGGCTCGTCTGAAATGA
- the fusA gene encoding elongation factor G codes for MARDYQLNRYRNFGIMAHIDAGKTTTTERILFYTGKSHKLGEVHDGAATMDWMEQEQERGITITSAATTTFWQRQEDPSAEGTSDKKYRFNIIDTPGHVDFTIEVERSLAVLDGAICLLDANAGVEPQTETVWRQADRYKVPRIVFVNKMDKIGADFFNCVRMIKDRTGGTPCPVALPIGAEDKLEGIVDLIKMEEWVWKGDDLGASWIRQPIRDDMKDVAEEWRGKMIELAVEMDDAAMEAYLEGEEPDEATLRKLIRKGTLSLTFFPVMAGSSFKNKGVQPLLNAVIDFLPAPVDVPVLKGFAPDDEAEVRNIERPADDAAPFSALAFKIMNDPFVGSLTFTRIYSGVLKKGDQIMNTTKGRKERIGRMMMMHAINREEIEEAFAGDIIALAGLKETTTGDTLSDASKQVVLETMTFPEPVIEIAVEPKSKADQEKMGLALQRLAAEDPSFRVETDIESGQTIMKGMGELHLDILVDRMKREFKVEANIGAPQVAYRETISREAEIDYTHKKQTGGTGQFARVKLVITPTEPGEGYSFESKIVGGAVPKEYIPGVEKGIKSVMDSGPLAGFPVIDFKVALIDGAFHDVDSSVLAFEIASRAAMREGLKKAGAKLLEPIMKVEVVTPEEYTGGIIGDLTSRRGMVQGQDTRGNANVINCMVPLANMFGYINTLRSMSSGRAVFTMQFDHYEAVPQNISDEIQKKYA; via the coding sequence ATGGCACGCGACTATCAACTTAACCGGTACCGTAACTTCGGGATCATGGCCCATATCGACGCGGGCAAGACCACGACGACGGAGCGGATTCTGTTTTACACCGGCAAGTCCCACAAGCTCGGCGAAGTCCATGACGGCGCCGCGACCATGGACTGGATGGAGCAGGAGCAGGAGCGTGGCATCACGATCACGTCGGCTGCGACCACGACCTTCTGGCAGCGCCAGGAAGATCCGAGCGCCGAGGGCACGTCGGACAAAAAGTACCGCTTCAACATCATCGATACGCCGGGCCACGTCGACTTCACCATCGAGGTCGAACGTTCGCTCGCCGTGCTCGACGGTGCGATCTGCCTTCTCGACGCCAATGCCGGCGTCGAACCGCAGACCGAAACCGTGTGGCGCCAGGCCGACCGCTACAAGGTCCCGCGGATCGTGTTCGTCAACAAGATGGACAAGATCGGCGCCGACTTCTTCAACTGCGTGAGGATGATCAAGGACCGTACCGGCGGCACGCCCTGTCCGGTTGCCCTTCCGATCGGGGCCGAAGACAAGCTCGAAGGCATCGTCGACCTGATCAAGATGGAAGAGTGGGTCTGGAAGGGCGACGATCTCGGCGCGAGCTGGATTCGTCAGCCGATCCGCGACGACATGAAGGATGTCGCCGAGGAATGGCGCGGCAAGATGATCGAGCTCGCCGTCGAGATGGACGACGCGGCGATGGAGGCCTATCTCGAAGGGGAAGAGCCTGACGAGGCGACGCTGCGCAAGTTGATCCGCAAGGGCACCCTGTCGCTGACTTTCTTCCCGGTGATGGCCGGGTCGTCCTTCAAGAACAAGGGTGTCCAGCCGCTCCTCAACGCGGTTATCGACTTCCTGCCGGCGCCGGTCGACGTGCCGGTCCTGAAAGGCTTCGCCCCCGATGACGAGGCCGAAGTTCGCAACATCGAGCGGCCGGCCGACGATGCGGCGCCGTTCTCGGCGCTGGCGTTCAAGATCATGAACGACCCGTTCGTGGGCTCGCTGACCTTCACCCGTATCTATTCCGGCGTCCTCAAGAAGGGCGACCAGATCATGAACACGACGAAGGGCCGCAAGGAGCGCATCGGCCGGATGATGATGATGCACGCCATCAACCGCGAGGAAATCGAAGAGGCCTTCGCGGGCGACATCATCGCGCTGGCGGGCCTGAAGGAAACCACAACGGGCGACACCCTGTCGGATGCTTCCAAGCAGGTGGTCCTCGAAACCATGACCTTCCCGGAGCCGGTGATCGAGATCGCGGTGGAGCCGAAATCGAAAGCCGACCAGGAAAAGATGGGCCTCGCCCTTCAGCGCCTGGCGGCCGAAGACCCGTCCTTCCGGGTCGAGACCGACATCGAGTCGGGCCAGACCATCATGAAAGGCATGGGCGAACTTCACCTCGACATCCTCGTGGACCGCATGAAGCGCGAGTTCAAGGTCGAGGCGAATATCGGCGCGCCGCAGGTGGCCTACCGCGAGACCATCTCGCGCGAGGCCGAGATCGACTACACGCACAAGAAACAGACCGGTGGTACCGGCCAGTTCGCGCGCGTCAAGCTCGTCATCACCCCGACCGAGCCGGGCGAGGGCTACTCGTTCGAATCGAAGATCGTCGGTGGTGCGGTGCCGAAGGAATACATCCCCGGCGTCGAGAAGGGCATCAAGTCGGTCATGGATTCCGGTCCGCTCGCCGGCTTCCCGGTCATCGACTTCAAGGTCGCGCTGATCGACGGTGCGTTCCACGACGTCGACTCCTCGGTGCTCGCGTTCGAAATCGCCTCGCGGGCCGCGATGCGCGAAGGCCTGAAGAAGGCCGGTGCGAAACTGCTCGAACCGATCATGAAGGTCGAAGTGGTGACCCCGGAAGAGTACACCGGCGGCATCATCGGCGACCTCACCTCGCGCCGGGGCATGGTGCAGGGCCAGGACACGCGCGGCAATGCCAACGTGATCAACTGCATGGTTCCGCTCGCCAACATGTTCGGCTACATCAACACGCTCCGCTCGATGTCCTCGGGCCGCGCGGTGTTCACGATGCAGTTCGACCATTACGAGGCCGTTCCGCAGAACATCTCGGACGAGATCCAGAAGAAATACGCATGA
- the rpsG gene encoding 30S ribosomal protein S7, whose amino-acid sequence MSRRHAAEKREVLPDAKYGDRILTKFMNNLMVDGKKSVAERIVYNALERVEGKLKRAPIEAFHEALDNVKPSLEVRSRRVGGATYQVPVEVRPERREALAIRWLITAAKNRNENTMEERLAGELLDAVNSRGTAVKKREDTHKMADANKAFSHYRW is encoded by the coding sequence ATGTCGCGTCGTCACGCCGCTGAAAAGCGCGAAGTCCTTCCCGATGCCAAGTACGGCGATCGGATTCTGACCAAGTTCATGAACAACCTGATGGTCGACGGCAAGAAGTCCGTCGCCGAACGCATCGTCTACAACGCGCTGGAGCGCGTCGAGGGCAAGCTCAAGCGCGCGCCCATCGAAGCCTTCCACGAGGCGCTGGACAATGTGAAGCCGTCGCTCGAGGTCCGCTCCCGCCGGGTCGGCGGCGCCACCTACCAGGTGCCGGTCGAAGTTCGCCCCGAGCGCCGCGAGGCGCTGGCAATCCGCTGGCTGATCACCGCCGCGAAGAACCGCAACGAGAACACGATGGAAGAGCGCCTCGCGGGCGAGCTTCTCGATGCCGTGAACTCGCGCGGCACTGCCGTGAAGAAGCGCGAAGACACTCACAAGATGGCCGACGCAAACAAAGCGTTCAGCCACTACCGCTGGTAA
- the rplB gene encoding 50S ribosomal protein L2: MALKSYKPTTPGQRGLVLIDRSELWKGRPVKALTEGLTKTGGRNNTGRVTMWHKGGGAKRLYRVVDFKRRKFDVAATVERIEYDPNRTAFIALVKYQDGEQAYILAPQRLAVGDKVIAGAKTDVKPGNAMPFSGMPIGTIVHNVELKPGKGGQLARAAGTYAQFVGRDGGYAQIRLSSGELRMVRQECMATVGAVSNADHSNQNFGKAGRMRHKGVRPTVRGVAMNPIDHPHGGGEGRTSGGRHPVTPWGKGTKGNKTRKNKTTDKYIVRSRNAKKGR, encoded by the coding sequence ATGGCACTCAAGTCGTATAAGCCGACGACGCCGGGCCAGCGCGGGCTGGTACTGATCGACCGTTCGGAGCTTTGGAAAGGTCGCCCCGTCAAGGCCCTCACCGAGGGCCTGACCAAGACGGGCGGCCGGAACAATACCGGGCGCGTCACGATGTGGCACAAGGGTGGGGGCGCCAAGCGTCTTTACCGCGTCGTCGATTTCAAGCGTCGCAAGTTCGATGTGGCGGCAACGGTCGAGCGGATCGAATACGATCCCAACCGCACCGCCTTCATCGCGCTGGTGAAGTACCAGGACGGCGAGCAGGCCTATATCCTCGCGCCGCAGCGTCTGGCGGTGGGCGACAAGGTGATCGCCGGCGCCAAGACCGACGTGAAGCCCGGCAACGCGATGCCGTTCTCGGGCATGCCGATCGGCACGATCGTCCACAACGTCGAGCTGAAGCCCGGCAAGGGTGGCCAGCTGGCGCGTGCCGCAGGCACCTATGCCCAGTTCGTCGGCCGTGACGGCGGTTACGCCCAGATCCGCCTGTCCTCGGGCGAGCTGCGCATGGTTCGCCAGGAATGCATGGCGACCGTCGGCGCGGTGTCGAACGCGGATCACTCTAACCAGAACTTCGGCAAGGCCGGCCGCATGCGCCACAAGGGCGTTCGCCCGACCGTGCGCGGTGTCGCCATGAACCCGATCGACCACCCGCATGGCGGTGGTGAGGGCCGGACCTCCGGCGGCCGCCATCCGGTCACCCCGTGGGGCAAGGGCACCAAGGGTAACAAGACCCGGAAGAACAAGACGACGGACAAGTACATCGTCCGCTCGCGCAATGCGAAGAAAGGGCGGTAA
- the rpsS gene encoding 30S ribosomal protein S19, producing MSRSVWKGPFVDSYLLKKAEKSQASGKSEVIKIWSRRSTILPQFVGLTFGVYNGHKHIPVNVTEEMIGQKFGEYSPTRTYYGHAADKKAKRK from the coding sequence ATGTCGCGTTCTGTTTGGAAAGGCCCGTTCGTCGACTCCTACCTGCTGAAGAAGGCAGAGAAGTCGCAGGCATCGGGCAAATCGGAAGTGATCAAGATCTGGTCGCGCCGCTCCACCATCCTGCCGCAGTTCGTCGGCCTCACCTTCGGGGTCTACAACGGGCACAAGCACATCCCGGTCAACGTGACCGAGGAGATGATCGGCCAGAAGTTCGGTGAATATTCGCCGACCCGGACCTATTACGGTCACGCCGCCGACAAGAAAGCCAAGAGGAAGTAA
- a CDS encoding phosphatase PAP2 family protein has product MPGLDLRKTAFWYAIAFAVSLTLFVLWPGLDIAVSSWFYRPGAGFWLAENTWVEGIRYLIWDMSILAFVLSAAAFIYALVRRRARGEGGKIAGYIFLLYLLGPILLVDGILKRFWGRARPATITEFGGDKMFAPPWLPSDQCASNCSFVSGEGSAAAALALCFLVLAPIARRVLPRAAFGVYAAAGVVFPAAGLALRVMTGRHFLSDTIFAVLFVTGIALVLHRLLLAERRG; this is encoded by the coding sequence ATGCCCGGCCTTGACCTCCGCAAAACCGCTTTCTGGTATGCGATCGCATTTGCTGTTTCGCTCACGCTTTTCGTGCTTTGGCCGGGCCTCGATATTGCGGTGTCATCCTGGTTCTATCGACCCGGCGCGGGGTTCTGGCTGGCGGAAAATACCTGGGTGGAGGGAATTCGCTACCTGATCTGGGACATGAGCATCCTTGCCTTTGTCCTGTCGGCGGCCGCCTTCATCTACGCCCTTGTCCGACGCCGGGCGCGGGGCGAGGGAGGCAAGATCGCGGGGTACATCTTTCTTCTCTATCTCCTCGGCCCGATCCTCCTCGTCGACGGAATTCTGAAGCGGTTCTGGGGCAGGGCGCGCCCGGCGACCATCACCGAGTTCGGCGGCGACAAAATGTTCGCGCCGCCCTGGCTCCCCTCTGACCAGTGTGCATCAAACTGTTCCTTCGTGTCGGGCGAAGGGTCCGCCGCGGCGGCGCTGGCGTTGTGCTTCCTCGTCCTCGCCCCGATCGCCCGCCGCGTCCTGCCTCGCGCGGCCTTTGGCGTTTACGCCGCCGCCGGCGTGGTTTTCCCCGCGGCGGGACTTGCTCTCCGGGTCATGACCGGGCGGCATTTCCTGTCGGACACGATCTTCGCGGTGCTCTTCGTCACCGGCATCGCGCTGGTCCTTCACCGGTTGCTTCTGGCGGAGCGGCGGGGCTGA